The Nocardia higoensis genome has a segment encoding these proteins:
- a CDS encoding alpha/beta fold hydrolase, which produces MPSEVREWRDRGHMVRCRAGSVFLRHEPGDGTTVLLLHGYPSSSYDYRHIVGLLGGRPWLAPDFLGFGLSDKPRPHRYSLFEQADIVEEVVAASGTESVVVVAHDMGTSVATELFARDLEGSLSFALDRAILSNGSVILDRATLRPIQKILRGPFGPVAARLANRRMFAREFSTLFSAEHPISADEVAAQWALLAEANGHRIAHLLTAYLRERVTYADRWHGAVRNWDKPLGFLWGTADPVATTAVLDGLRDLRPAAPVVELTGVGHYPQIEVPDAFAAGARTLLGID; this is translated from the coding sequence ATGCCGAGTGAAGTGCGGGAATGGCGCGATCGAGGGCACATGGTCCGATGCCGAGCAGGGTCGGTATTCCTGCGCCACGAACCCGGGGACGGAACGACCGTGCTGCTTCTGCACGGATACCCGTCGAGCTCCTATGACTACCGCCACATCGTCGGCCTCCTCGGTGGCCGGCCGTGGCTCGCACCGGACTTTCTCGGTTTCGGCTTGTCGGACAAGCCGCGACCGCACCGGTACAGCTTGTTCGAGCAAGCCGACATCGTCGAAGAAGTAGTCGCCGCGAGCGGCACGGAATCGGTGGTCGTGGTGGCGCACGACATGGGCACCTCGGTCGCGACCGAACTGTTCGCCCGCGATCTGGAAGGCTCGCTGTCGTTCGCGCTCGACCGAGCAATCCTGAGCAACGGCAGCGTGATCCTGGACCGGGCGACGCTGCGACCGATTCAGAAGATCTTGCGCGGCCCCTTCGGCCCGGTCGCGGCGCGGCTGGCGAACCGCCGCATGTTCGCTCGCGAATTCTCCACGCTGTTCTCGGCCGAACATCCGATCTCCGCGGACGAAGTGGCCGCGCAATGGGCGCTGCTGGCCGAAGCGAACGGTCACCGGATCGCGCACCTGCTGACCGCGTATCTGCGAGAACGCGTGACCTACGCCGACCGCTGGCACGGGGCGGTGCGGAACTGGGACAAGCCGCTCGGCTTCCTCTGGGGCACAGCGGATCCGGTCGCCACCACAGCTGTTCTCGACGGTCTGCGCGATCTTCGGCCTGCCGCGCCGGTCGTCGAACTGACCGGCGTGGGGCACTATCCCCAGATCGAAGTCCCCGACGCCTTCGCAGCGGGCGCTCGAACTCTGCTGGGTATCGACTGA
- a CDS encoding DUF4189 domain-containing protein — protein sequence MGKVGFALAVSSLAVGSVLGAGSANAAGMYAAIAFSDNEWAYGISVNAASFEESRDIAIAECGADDCSLMVAWANGCGALVGSNDGVAAASGPNRAEAERAAFQRLAEITPTAHLANVGSASLSGAEVIDVICTANAR from the coding sequence ATGGGTAAGGTCGGTTTCGCCCTCGCGGTGAGCAGCCTTGCGGTGGGGTCGGTGCTGGGCGCGGGGTCGGCAAACGCTGCGGGCATGTACGCGGCGATCGCATTCAGCGACAACGAATGGGCTTACGGGATCAGTGTGAATGCGGCCTCCTTCGAGGAGTCGAGGGACATCGCGATCGCCGAGTGCGGCGCCGACGACTGCTCGTTGATGGTGGCCTGGGCCAACGGCTGCGGTGCGCTGGTCGGCAGCAACGACGGGGTGGCCGCGGCGTCCGGTCCGAACCGCGCCGAGGCCGAACGTGCCGCCTTCCAGCGCCTCGCGGAGATCACTCCGACAGCGCATCTGGCCAACGTCGGCTCCGCGAGCCTGAGCGGCGCGGAAGTCATCGACGTCATCTGCACGGCCAACGCCCGCTGA
- a CDS encoding GNAT family N-acetyltransferase has product MRLTNVAHLRLPFGRLLGYDVTAGRVGHSLPVSFDQRRHVGAGDRPGSWMALSFKLSAPVPLGELATAWLAVIERHGTLRSVFVPGEDGEPRLHEVEILPGEWVEHEIAAGQAVNDALRDVLDRACSPYCRPSHRLCVLETAVGPTVVIAADHSHVDMWSMLVIARDLLAALAAVRAGRSPSLPPVPAFAEHTRALRDQPAAPAEVRRRWAEVLASSGGVMPRFPLSLGAAMLHEERVEVRDVLDVDDSAAFSAQARDDGVSTLALVVGAMTEVTGELAGTALRAVFPVHSRYEATWHDSVGWFITNSVLESADPDPRASAEAVKEAVRLGSWPLEDILRPWGGMPEAPGMFAISWLDLRRLPVRVDATGLEAHYVGATIRTDGVMLWFILDEAGLHLRCRYPDTPEARRHVGAWLDTLIARLQSRARASVGGLLRLGDRTYRVQRAARADVPALVALLSDDEISRAREVSEIARYEEAYDAVSRDSSHYLAVVRDEGDRIVGTMQLTIIPGLSRGGATRLQIEGVRVAASQRSRGIGTAMLEWAHDHGRHRGATLAQVTTDRVRERAHAFYARLGYDNNHIGLKRAL; this is encoded by the coding sequence ATGCGGCTGACCAATGTCGCGCATCTGCGCCTGCCGTTCGGCCGCTTGCTGGGCTACGACGTCACCGCGGGCCGGGTGGGCCATTCGCTTCCCGTGTCCTTCGATCAGCGACGCCACGTCGGCGCGGGCGACCGGCCGGGTTCCTGGATGGCCTTGTCGTTCAAGCTTTCCGCGCCGGTTCCGCTCGGCGAGCTCGCGACCGCCTGGCTGGCGGTGATCGAGCGGCACGGCACGCTGCGGTCGGTCTTCGTGCCGGGCGAGGACGGCGAGCCGCGGCTGCACGAGGTCGAGATCCTTCCCGGCGAGTGGGTCGAGCACGAGATCGCCGCGGGGCAGGCGGTCAACGACGCGCTGCGCGATGTGCTCGACCGTGCGTGCTCGCCGTACTGTCGCCCGTCGCATCGGCTGTGTGTGCTCGAGACCGCGGTCGGGCCGACGGTGGTGATCGCCGCCGACCACTCGCACGTCGACATGTGGTCGATGCTGGTGATCGCGCGCGACCTGCTCGCCGCGCTGGCCGCGGTGCGGGCGGGCCGCTCGCCCTCGTTGCCGCCTGTGCCCGCCTTCGCCGAGCACACCCGTGCGCTGCGTGATCAGCCTGCGGCGCCCGCCGAGGTGCGCCGCCGCTGGGCCGAGGTGCTGGCGAGCAGCGGCGGTGTGATGCCGCGGTTCCCGCTGTCGCTGGGTGCGGCGATGTTGCACGAGGAGCGCGTGGAGGTGCGCGATGTCCTCGACGTCGACGACAGCGCCGCGTTCTCGGCGCAGGCCCGCGACGACGGTGTCTCGACGCTGGCCCTGGTGGTGGGGGCGATGACCGAGGTGACCGGCGAGTTGGCGGGCACGGCACTGCGGGCCGTGTTTCCGGTGCACAGCCGGTACGAGGCCACCTGGCACGACTCGGTCGGGTGGTTCATCACCAATTCGGTGCTCGAGTCGGCCGACCCTGATCCCCGTGCCAGCGCGGAGGCGGTGAAAGAGGCCGTCCGGCTGGGGTCATGGCCATTGGAGGACATCCTGCGTCCGTGGGGCGGGATGCCCGAGGCGCCGGGAATGTTCGCGATCTCGTGGCTGGACCTGCGCCGTCTGCCGGTCCGAGTCGACGCGACCGGATTGGAGGCGCACTACGTCGGCGCGACGATCCGGACCGACGGTGTGATGCTCTGGTTCATCCTCGACGAGGCCGGACTGCACCTGCGCTGCCGGTACCCGGACACTCCCGAGGCCCGGCGGCACGTCGGCGCCTGGCTGGACACGCTGATCGCCCGATTGCAGTCACGGGCACGGGCTTCGGTCGGTGGCCTGCTGCGCCTCGGCGACCGGACCTATCGCGTGCAGCGGGCCGCGCGCGCCGATGTGCCCGCCCTGGTCGCACTGCTGTCCGACGACGAGATCAGCCGCGCGCGTGAGGTTTCCGAGATCGCACGCTATGAGGAAGCCTACGACGCCGTCAGCAGGGACTCCTCGCACTATCTGGCCGTGGTCCGGGACGAGGGCGACCGGATCGTCGGCACCATGCAGCTCACCATCATTCCGGGACTGTCCCGCGGCGGCGCCACCCGCCTCCAGATCGAGGGAGTCCGGGTCGCCGCCTCACAGCGCTCCCGCGGCATCGGAACCGCGATGCTCGAGTGGGCGCACGACCACGGCAGGCACCGAGGTGCGACACTCGCGCAGGTCACCACGGACCGGGTCCGTGAGCGGGCGCACGCCTTCTATGCCCGGCTCGGGTACGACAACAACCACATCGGACTGAAGCGGGCGCTCTGA
- a CDS encoding IPT/TIG domain-containing protein has translation MAPALTSLAPTSGPAAGLNSVTLTGTGFVNVAAVRFGTTAAAFTVQSSTQIIATAPAGSGTVQVTVTAIPGGTSNGLPYTYIPVPSLSGISPDRGPTTGGTTVTLTGTGLTGATAVTFGATPATSFTVVSDTQITATAPPGSGAVQVTVTTAGGVSNGVSYAYLLLPVITSVDPPAGPAAGGNTVTLTGAGFVNVTAVRFGTTAAAFDVDSSNQITVIAPPGSGTVQVTVTTLFGVSNSVSYTYVVAPVLTALDPTAGPEAGGNAVVLTGTGLAGATAVTFGATPATSFTVVSDTQIIAIAPAGTGVQQVTVTTVGGTSDGLPYTYAVVPSISAVEPDEGPIGGGTSVVLTGNGFTGATAVSFGGTPATSFTVVSDTQITATAPAGTGTVSVTVTTPGGTSNGVLFTYVPAPVLADLDPVSGPETGGTVVTLTGTGFTGATAVDFGATPATSFTVVSDTEITAIAPAGTGVESVTVTTVGGTSNGVLFTYVPAPVLADLDPASGPETGGTVVSITGTGFTGASAVSFGGTPATSFTVVSDTQIIATAPAGTGVEQVTVTTVGGTSNGVPFTYVAAPVLIDLDPASGPETGGTVVTLTGTGFTGATAVDFGTTPATSFIALSDTQIIATAPPGTGTVQVTVTTIGGTSNSEPFTYVVAPVLAGLDPLSGPETGGTVVTLTGTGFTDASAVSFGATPATSFTVVSDTEITAIAPAGTGVEQVTVTTVGGTSNGVLFTYVAAPVLADLDPASGPETGGTVVSITGTGFTGASAVSFGGTPATSFTVVSDTQIIATAPAGTGVEQVTVTTIGGTSNGEPFTYVAAPVLTTLDPASGPETGGTLVTLTGTGFTGVTEVSFGGTPATSFTALSDTQIIATTPAGTGTVQVTVTTVGGTSNSEPFTYVVAPVLAGLDPLSGPETGGTVVTLTGTGFTDASAVSFGATPATSFTVVSDTEITAIAPAGTGVESVTVTTVGGTSNGVLFTYVAAPVVAGLDPAEGPETGGTPVSITGTGFTGASAVSFGATPATSFTVVSDTQITAIAPAGTGVQQVTVTTVGGTSSGVSYTYVVVPSITDISPEEGPATGGTVVTISGSGFTGASVVAFGATPATSFTVVSDTQITAVAPAGTGVESVTVTTVGGTSNGVPFTYVLAPVVAGLDPLSGPETGGTVVTLTGTGFTGASAVSFGATPATSFTVVSDTQITAVAPAGTGIAQVTVTTVGGTSGGVPFTYVAAPVVAGLDPVSGPETGGTPVTITGTGFTGATAVSFGATPATSFIVVSDTQITAVAPAGTGIAQVTVTTVGGTSGGVPFTYVAAPVVAGLDPVSGPETGGTPVTITGTGFTDASAVLFGATPATSFTVVSDTQITATTPAGTGVEPVTVTTVGGVSNDVPFTYVAAPVVVGLDPVSGPETGGTVVTLTGTGFTGASAVSFGATPATSFTVVSDTQITAVAPAGTGIAQVTVTTVGGTSSGVPFTYVAAPVLASLDPTAGPETGGTVVTLTGTGFTGASAVSFGATPATSFTVVSDTQITAVAPAGTGVELVTVTTVGGVSSGVPFTYVAAPVVVGLDPVSGPETGGTVVTLTGTGFTGASAVSFGATPATSFTVVSDTQITATAPAGTGVELVTVTTVGGVSTGSPFAYVAAPVVASLDPTAGPETGGTVVTITGTGLSGATAVSFGATPATSFIVVSDTQITAIAPAGTGVQLVTVTTVGGTSSGVSYTYVAVPSVSGISPEEGPTVGGTVVTITGTGFTGASAVSFGATPATSFTVVSDTQITAVAPAGTGVELVTVTTIGGTSSGVPFTYVAAPVLASLDPTAGPETGGTVVTLTGAGFTGASAVSFGATPATSFTVVSDSEITATAPAGTGVELVTITTVGGVSTGLPFAYVAAPFVAGLDPAEGPETGGTVVTITGIGFAGATEVSFGATPATSFTVVSDTQITAAAPAGTGVEPVTVTTVGGVSNGSPFTYVAAPFVAGLDPAEGPETGGTVVTITGTGFTGATAVGFDTTPATSFTVVSDTEITAVAPAGTGVELVTVTTVGGISSGVPFTYVAAPVLASLDPTAGPETGGTVVTLTGAGFTEASAVSFGATPAASFTVVSDSEVTAVAPAGTGVESVTVTTVGGVSTGLPFTYVAAPVVAALDPAEGPETGGTVVTITGTGFTGAGAVTFGATPATLFTVVSDSEITAVAPAGTGVELVTVTTVGGVSTGSPFTYVAAPVLTSLDPTAGAAAGGTTVTLTGTGFTGATAVSFGATPATSFTVVSDSEITAVAPAGTGVEPVTVTTVGGVSTGLSFTFVVAPLLAALDPVEGPEAGGTTVTLTGTGFTGASAVTFGATPATSFTVVSDTQITATAPAGTGIEQVVVTTAGGASNGLPYVYIALPTIGSLSPIAGSTIGGDSVTIIGTGLSTTQSVTFDGVIAPFAVVSDLQITATTPAGVAGPADVVVTTTGGSATAAGAFTYVEVPEI, from the coding sequence ATGGCTCCGGCCTTGACCTCCCTCGCCCCGACTTCGGGCCCCGCCGCCGGGCTGAACAGCGTCACGCTGACCGGCACCGGATTCGTGAACGTCGCCGCCGTACGCTTCGGCACCACGGCGGCGGCGTTCACCGTCCAATCCAGTACCCAGATCATCGCGACCGCCCCGGCGGGCAGCGGAACAGTGCAGGTCACTGTCACCGCGATCCCCGGCGGCACCAGTAACGGACTTCCCTACACCTACATTCCCGTCCCGTCGCTCAGCGGCATCAGCCCCGACCGTGGCCCCACCACCGGCGGCACCACGGTGACCCTCACCGGCACCGGTCTCACCGGAGCCACCGCGGTCACCTTCGGCGCGACCCCCGCCACCTCGTTCACCGTCGTCTCCGACACCCAGATCACCGCGACGGCGCCACCGGGCAGCGGAGCAGTGCAGGTCACCGTCACCACTGCGGGCGGTGTCAGCAACGGTGTCTCCTACGCCTACCTCCTGCTTCCGGTGATCACCTCCGTCGACCCGCCCGCAGGTCCCGCGGCCGGGGGCAACACTGTCACGCTGACCGGTGCCGGATTCGTGAATGTCACCGCCGTGCGTTTCGGCACCACGGCGGCCGCGTTCGATGTCGATTCCAGCAACCAGATCACCGTGATCGCCCCGCCGGGCAGTGGCACAGTGCAGGTCACTGTCACCACCCTCTTCGGCGTCAGCAACAGCGTTTCCTACACCTACGTGGTGGCGCCGGTCCTGACCGCTCTCGATCCGACTGCCGGCCCGGAAGCGGGTGGGAACGCGGTCGTCCTCACCGGCACGGGGCTGGCGGGTGCTACCGCGGTGACGTTCGGCGCCACCCCGGCGACGTCGTTCACCGTCGTCTCCGACACGCAGATCATCGCGATCGCTCCGGCGGGGACCGGTGTCCAGCAGGTGACGGTCACGACCGTAGGTGGCACCAGCGACGGGCTTCCCTACACCTATGCCGTGGTTCCGTCGATCAGCGCTGTCGAACCCGACGAAGGTCCGATCGGGGGCGGCACGTCGGTGGTCCTGACGGGTAACGGCTTCACGGGGGCGACCGCGGTGTCCTTCGGTGGTACTCCGGCGACGTCGTTCACCGTCGTCTCGGATACGCAGATCACCGCGACCGCGCCGGCGGGAACCGGGACGGTGTCGGTGACGGTGACGACTCCTGGTGGCACCAGCAACGGTGTCCTGTTCACCTACGTGCCTGCTCCGGTGCTGGCCGATCTGGATCCGGTGTCGGGTCCGGAGACCGGTGGGACCGTGGTGACCCTCACCGGTACCGGCTTCACCGGCGCGACCGCTGTCGATTTCGGTGCCACCCCGGCGACGTCGTTCACCGTCGTCTCGGACACCGAGATCACCGCGATCGCTCCGGCGGGGACCGGTGTGGAGTCGGTGACGGTGACGACCGTCGGTGGCACGAGCAACGGTGTCCTGTTCACCTACGTGCCTGCTCCGGTACTGGCCGATCTGGATCCGGCGTCGGGTCCGGAGACCGGTGGGACCGTGGTGAGCATCACCGGTACCGGTTTCACCGGTGCTTCCGCGGTGTCCTTCGGCGGGACTCCCGCCACCTCGTTCACCGTCGTCTCGGACACCCAGATCATCGCGACCGCTCCGGCGGGGACCGGTGTCGAGCAGGTGACGGTCACGACTGTCGGTGGCACGAGCAACGGTGTCCCGTTCACCTATGTGGCGGCTCCGGTGCTGATCGATCTGGATCCGGCGTCGGGTCCGGAGACCGGTGGGACCGTGGTGACCCTGACCGGCACGGGCTTCACCGGCGCGACCGCTGTCGATTTCGGTACCACCCCGGCGACGTCGTTCATCGCTCTCTCCGACACCCAGATCATCGCGACCGCTCCGCCGGGGACCGGGACCGTGCAGGTGACGGTCACGACCATCGGCGGCACCAGCAACAGTGAGCCCTTCACCTATGTGGTCGCCCCGGTGCTGGCCGGTCTGGATCCGCTCTCGGGTCCGGAGACCGGTGGGACCGTCGTGACTCTGACCGGTACGGGGTTCACCGATGCTTCCGCGGTGTCCTTCGGTGCGACTCCGGCGACCTCGTTCACCGTCGTCTCCGACACCGAGATCACCGCGATCGCTCCGGCGGGGACCGGTGTCGAGCAGGTGACGGTCACGACTGTGGGTGGCACCAGCAACGGTGTTCTGTTCACCTATGTGGCGGCCCCGGTACTGGCCGATCTGGATCCGGCGTCGGGTCCGGAGACCGGTGGGACCGTGGTGAGCATCACCGGTACCGGTTTCACCGGTGCTTCCGCGGTGTCCTTCGGCGGGACTCCCGCCACGTCGTTCACCGTCGTCTCGGACACCCAGATCATCGCGACCGCTCCGGCGGGGACCGGTGTCGAGCAGGTGACGGTGACGACCATCGGTGGCACCAGCAACGGTGAGCCCTTCACCTATGTGGCGGCTCCGGTGCTGACCACTCTGGATCCCGCCTCGGGTCCGGAGACCGGCGGCACTCTGGTGACCCTCACCGGCACGGGCTTCACCGGCGTGACCGAGGTGTCTTTCGGCGGGACTCCCGCGACCTCGTTCACCGCTCTGTCCGACACCCAGATCATCGCGACGACTCCGGCGGGGACCGGGACCGTGCAGGTGACGGTCACGACCGTCGGCGGCACCAGCAACAGTGAGCCTTTCACCTATGTGGTCGCCCCGGTGCTGGCCGGTCTGGATCCGCTCTCGGGTCCGGAGACTGGTGGGACCGTCGTGACTCTGACCGGTACGGGGTTCACCGATGCTTCCGCGGTGTCCTTCGGTGCGACTCCGGCGACCTCGTTCACCGTCGTCTCGGACACCGAGATCACCGCGATCGCTCCGGCGGGGACCGGTGTGGAGTCGGTGACGGTCACGACTGTGGGTGGCACCAGCAACGGTGTTCTGTTCACCTATGTGGCGGCCCCGGTCGTGGCCGGTCTGGATCCGGCTGAGGGCCCGGAGACCGGTGGGACTCCGGTGAGCATCACCGGTACGGGGTTCACCGGGGCCTCAGCGGTGTCCTTCGGTGCGACTCCGGCGACGTCGTTCACGGTCGTCTCGGACACTCAGATCACGGCGATCGCTCCGGCGGGGACCGGTGTTCAGCAGGTGACGGTGACGACCGTCGGCGGTACCAGCAGTGGGGTCTCCTACACCTACGTTGTGGTTCCGTCGATCACCGATATCAGCCCTGAGGAAGGCCCCGCGACCGGCGGCACCGTGGTGACCATCAGCGGTTCCGGTTTCACCGGTGCCTCGGTGGTGGCCTTCGGTGCGACTCCGGCGACCTCGTTCACCGTCGTCTCGGATACCCAGATCACGGCGGTCGCTCCGGCGGGGACCGGTGTGGAGTCGGTGACGGTGACGACTGTCGGTGGCACCAGCAACGGTGTCCCGTTCACCTACGTCCTCGCTCCGGTCGTGGCCGGTCTGGATCCACTCTCGGGTCCGGAGACCGGTGGGACCGTGGTGACTCTGACCGGTACGGGGTTCACCGGCGCTTCCGCGGTGTCCTTCGGTGCGACGCCCGCGACGTCGTTCACCGTCGTGTCCGATACCCAGATCACGGCGGTCGCTCCGGCGGGGACCGGGATCGCCCAGGTGACGGTGACGACCGTGGGTGGCACCAGCGGCGGTGTTCCGTTCACCTATGTGGCGGCTCCGGTGGTGGCCGGTCTGGATCCGGTCTCGGGTCCGGAGACCGGTGGCACTCCGGTCACCATCACCGGTACGGGTTTCACCGGGGCCACGGCGGTGTCCTTCGGTGCGACTCCGGCGACCTCGTTCATCGTCGTGTCCGACACGCAGATCACGGCGGTCGCTCCGGCGGGGACCGGGATCGCCCAGGTGACGGTGACGACCGTGGGTGGCACCAGCGGCGGTGTTCCGTTCACCTATGTGGCGGCTCCGGTGGTGGCCGGTCTGGATCCGGTCTCGGGTCCGGAGACCGGTGGCACTCCGGTCACCATCACCGGTACGGGTTTCACTGATGCCTCGGCGGTGTTGTTCGGTGCGACTCCCGCGACGTCGTTCACCGTCGTCTCGGACACCCAGATCACCGCGACGACTCCGGCGGGGACCGGGGTGGAGCCGGTGACGGTCACGACCGTCGGCGGAGTCAGCAACGATGTTCCGTTCACGTATGTGGCGGCTCCGGTCGTGGTCGGTCTGGATCCGGTCTCGGGTCCGGAAACCGGTGGGACCGTGGTGACTCTCACCGGTACGGGGTTCACCGGCGCCTCGGCGGTGTCCTTCGGTGCGACGCCCGCGACGTCGTTCACCGTCGTGTCCGATACCCAGATCACGGCGGTCGCTCCGGCGGGGACCGGGATCGCCCAGGTGACGGTGACGACCGTGGGTGGCACCAGCAGCGGTGTTCCGTTCACCTATGTGGCGGCCCCGGTGCTGGCTTCGCTCGATCCGACCGCGGGTCCGGAGACCGGTGGGACCGTGGTGACTCTCACCGGCACGGGGTTCACCGGGGCCTCGGCGGTGTCCTTCGGCGCCACTCCGGCGACGTCGTTCACCGTGGTCTCCGATACCCAGATCACGGCGGTCGCTCCGGCGGGGACCGGGGTGGAGCTGGTGACGGTCACGACCGTCGGCGGAGTCAGCAGCGGTGTTCCGTTCACGTATGTGGCGGCTCCGGTCGTGGTCGGTCTGGATCCGGTCTCGGGTCCGGAAACCGGTGGGACCGTGGTGACTCTCACCGGCACGGGGTTCACCGGGGCCTCGGCGGTGTCCTTCGGCGCCACTCCGGCGACATCGTTCACCGTCGTGTCCGACACCCAGATCACCGCGACCGCTCCGGCGGGGACCGGAGTGGAGCTGGTGACGGTGACGACGGTGGGTGGTGTCAGCACCGGTTCGCCGTTCGCCTATGTGGCGGCTCCGGTGGTCGCCTCGCTCGATCCGACCGCGGGTCCGGAAACCGGCGGCACTGTGGTGACCATCACCGGCACGGGTCTGTCGGGGGCCACAGCGGTCTCCTTCGGTGCGACCCCGGCGACGTCGTTCATCGTCGTCTCCGACACGCAGATCACCGCGATCGCGCCGGCGGGCACCGGTGTCCAGCTGGTGACGGTGACGACCGTCGGCGGTACCAGCAGTGGGGTCTCCTACACCTACGTGGCGGTTCCCTCGGTCAGCGGTATCAGCCCTGAGGAAGGCCCCACCGTCGGCGGCACCGTGGTGACCATCACCGGCACGGGTTTCACCGGCGCCTCGGCGGTGTCCTTCGGTGCGACTCCGGCGACGTCGTTCACCGTCGTGTCCGATACCCAGATCACGGCGGTCGCTCCGGCGGGGACCGGGGTGGAGCTGGTGACGGTGACGACCATCGGCGGCACCAGCAGCGGTGTTCCGTTCACCTATGTGGCGGCCCCGGTGCTGGCTTCGCTCGATCCGACCGCGGGTCCGGAGACCGGTGGGACCGTGGTGACTCTCACGGGCGCTGGTTTCACCGGGGCCTCGGCAGTGTCCTTCGGTGCGACTCCGGCGACCTCGTTCACGGTCGTCTCCGACTCCGAGATCACGGCGACCGCTCCGGCGGGCACCGGGGTGGAGCTGGTGACGATCACGACGGTGGGTGGTGTCAGCACCGGTCTGCCGTTCGCCTATGTGGCGGCTCCATTCGTGGCTGGTCTGGATCCGGCGGAGGGCCCGGAGACCGGCGGGACCGTGGTGACCATCACCGGTATCGGTTTCGCGGGGGCGACCGAGGTCTCCTTCGGTGCGACTCCGGCGACGTCGTTCACCGTCGTCTCCGACACGCAGATCACCGCGGCCGCTCCGGCGGGCACCGGGGTGGAGCCGGTGACGGTGACGACCGTCGGCGGTGTCAGCAACGGTTCCCCGTTCACCTATGTGGCGGCTCCGTTCGTGGCTGGTCTGGATCCGGCGGAGGGCCCGGAAACCGGCGGGACCGTGGTGACCATCACCGGGACAGGTTTCACCGGCGCGACCGCTGTCGGTTTCGATACCACCCCGGCGACCTCGTTCACGGTCGTCTCGGACACCGAGATCACGGCGGTCGCTCCGGCGGGCACCGGTGTCGAGCTGGTGACGGTGACGACGGTGGGTGGCATCAGCAGCGGTGTTCCGTTCACGTATGTGGCGGCCCCGGTGCTGGCTTCGCTCGATCCGACCGCGGGTCCGGAGACCGGTGGGACCGTGGTGACTCTCACGGGCGCTGGTTTCACCGAGGCCTCTGCGGTGTCCTTCGGTGCGACTCCGGCGGCGTCGTTCACGGTCGTCTCCGACTCCGAGGTCACCGCGGTCGCTCCGGCGGGGACCGGGGTGGAGTCGGTGACGGTGACGACGGTGGGTGGTGTCAGCACCGGTCTGCCGTTCACCTACGTGGCGGCTCCGGTCGTGGCTGCTCTGGATCCGGCTGAGGGCCCGGAAACCGGCGGGACCGTGGTGACCATCACCGGGACAGGATTCACCGGCGCCGGTGCGGTCACCTTCGGTGCGACTCCGGCGACCTTGTTCACGGTCGTGTCCGACTCCGAGATCACTGCGGTCGCTCCGGCGGGGACCGGGGTGGAGCTGGTGACGGTGACGACGGTGGGTGGTGTCAGCACCGGTTCGCCGTTCACCTACGTGGCGGCCCCGGTGCTGACTTCGCTCGATCCGACAGCAGGCGCGGCGGCGGGCGGGACCACGGTGACTCTCACCGGCACCGGTTTCACCGGGGCCACGGCGGTGTCCTTCGGTGCGACTCCGGCGACGTCGTTCACCGTCGTCTCCGACTCCGAGATCACCGCGGTCGCTCCGGCGGGGACCGGTGTGGAGCCGGTGACGGTGACGACCGTCGGTGGTGTCAGCACCGGTCTGTCGTTCACCTTCGTGGTGGCTCCACTGCTGGCCGCTCTGGATCCGGTTGAGGGTCCGGAGGCGGGTGGCACCACGGTGACTCTCACCGGTACCGGTTTCACCGGGGCCAGTGCGGTCACCTTCGGTGCGACTCCGGCGACCTCGTTCACGGTCGTCTCGGACACCCAGATCACCGCGACCGCTCCGGCGGGCACCGGGATCGAGCAGGTCGTGGTCACGACTGCCGGCGGCGCGAGCAACGGGCTGCCGTATGTCTACATCGCCCTGCCCACGATCGGCAGCCTGAGCCCCATCGCAGGCTCGACGATCGGAGGGGACTCGGTGACCATCATCGGCACCGGTCTGTCCACCACCCAGTCGGTCACCTTCGATGGTGTGATCGCGCCGTTCGCCGTCGTCTCCGATCTCCAGATCACGGCGACGACTCCGGCGGGAGTCGCGGGCCCGGCAGACGTGGTCGTCACCACCACCGGTGGTAGCGCCACCGCGGCCGGTGCCTTCACCTACGTCGAGGTACCCGAGATCTGA